A single genomic interval of Syntrophorhabdaceae bacterium harbors:
- a CDS encoding DUF444 family protein, giving the protein MKTDKKGPPSTALYDSSDLSFFKLSVPSPYSYIHTIGSIEDLIERDVQREKDGFPRKIRLGRLLKPVIGGKEKTVVVPTTVEEKFYHDSRNPDEEQQEGTGGTGDGEEGEVIGEEPFHEKSEGGSGGHGQGEGGDHEIETTLYDLGRILTEKFQLPNLKEKGTKRSMKKFTYDLTDKHRGFGQVLDKKATLRRVLQTNMGLGRISDPTDIDPASLLVSPQDSIYRILSKEQDYEAQALVFFIRDYSGSMSGLPTEVIVTQHVMIYSWLLFQYQGQVETRFILHDTAAREVPDFYTYYSLSIAGGTKMESAYRMVNEIVEKDGLDRDYNIYVFQGTDGDDWDVTGEQTVPELGKMLAYSSRMGITITSPGEGSYSTTTAGRYLGEVAEKRPDKLKIDLIGDNPEESRLIEGIKRLIS; this is encoded by the coding sequence ATGAAAACTGATAAAAAGGGTCCCCCTTCCACAGCTCTTTACGACAGCTCCGACCTGAGCTTCTTTAAGTTGTCGGTCCCTTCCCCTTACTCCTATATCCATACCATCGGCTCCATAGAAGACCTTATTGAGAGGGACGTACAGAGGGAGAAGGACGGCTTTCCCAGAAAGATCAGGCTCGGAAGGCTGCTCAAGCCGGTGATCGGAGGCAAGGAGAAGACGGTGGTGGTCCCCACCACGGTTGAGGAAAAGTTCTATCATGATTCGCGGAATCCCGACGAGGAGCAGCAGGAAGGTACGGGGGGAACGGGAGACGGCGAGGAGGGTGAGGTAATCGGAGAGGAGCCCTTCCATGAGAAATCGGAGGGTGGAAGCGGCGGCCATGGCCAGGGAGAAGGGGGAGACCATGAGATCGAGACTACCCTCTACGATCTCGGCAGGATCCTTACCGAAAAGTTTCAGTTGCCGAACCTTAAGGAAAAAGGCACGAAACGCTCCATGAAGAAGTTCACCTACGACCTCACTGACAAGCACCGTGGTTTCGGCCAGGTCCTGGACAAGAAAGCAACCCTGCGGAGGGTCCTCCAGACGAATATGGGTCTCGGGAGGATCAGCGACCCCACCGACATAGACCCTGCGTCGCTCCTTGTCTCTCCTCAGGACAGCATTTACCGTATTCTTTCAAAAGAACAGGACTACGAGGCCCAGGCCCTCGTCTTTTTCATCCGTGACTATTCAGGCTCCATGTCGGGCCTGCCCACGGAAGTAATTGTGACCCAGCACGTGATGATCTATAGCTGGCTCCTCTTTCAGTACCAGGGGCAGGTGGAGACGCGGTTTATTCTCCACGATACCGCGGCGCGGGAGGTGCCCGATTTCTACACCTATTACAGCCTCTCCATAGCAGGCGGCACCAAGATGGAGTCCGCCTACAGGATGGTCAACGAGATCGTGGAAAAAGACGGTCTGGACCGGGATTACAATATTTATGTGTTTCAGGGTACCGACGGCGACGACTGGGACGTGACGGGAGAGCAGACGGTTCCCGAGCTTGGGAAAATGCTCGCCTACAGCAGCAGGATGGGCATTACGATTACAAGCCCCGGCGAGGGCTCTTATTCGACGACCACGGCGGGCAGATACCTGGGCGAGGTGGCGGAGAAGCGCCCGGATAAGCTGAAGATCGATCTGATCGGTGACAACCCTGAAGAATCCCGGCTTATCGAAGGCATCAAGAGGCTTATCTCGTGA
- a CDS encoding TRAP transporter substrate-binding protein, whose amino-acid sequence MKKGFGVICTIVGIMIVAFLFTSIPAQAQEKVIKLRYSNLFPPVHPISKLSEEWCKEVEKRTHGRVKITYFPGSTLTPPMQNYDSTVKGIADIGQNLLAYAPGRLPLSEVLQQPLGYTSGYQATKLANAYFQKFKPKEFDDVKVMYLHGAAPGIFHTKKVINSIDDIKGLRIKANAENADIVSAVGGAPVTMPITETYDALQKGLCEGILLPIEALKGWRFGEVVKTSLENYAVSYMTSMYVIMNKNKWNSLTKEDQAAIEKLNEEWIEKQGKLWNQLDKEAKEYAMQKGVKFIKASKEEEAKTAAKMKPIQEKYVKAMKAKGLPGDETMKFCLDYIKSHP is encoded by the coding sequence ATGAAAAAAGGTTTCGGTGTCATATGTACTATCGTGGGCATCATGATCGTTGCATTCCTTTTCACCTCAATACCGGCTCAAGCCCAGGAGAAGGTAATTAAGCTCCGTTACTCGAACCTCTTCCCTCCTGTGCACCCCATCAGCAAGCTCTCCGAAGAATGGTGCAAAGAGGTGGAGAAGAGGACCCACGGGCGGGTAAAAATCACCTACTTCCCCGGCAGCACCCTCACCCCTCCCATGCAGAACTATGACTCTACGGTAAAAGGCATCGCCGATATCGGCCAGAACCTTCTCGCCTATGCCCCCGGCAGGCTCCCTCTTAGCGAGGTCCTCCAGCAGCCCCTTGGCTATACGAGCGGCTACCAGGCGACCAAGCTCGCAAACGCATACTTTCAGAAGTTCAAGCCGAAAGAATTCGACGACGTGAAGGTCATGTACCTCCATGGCGCAGCCCCCGGCATCTTCCATACCAAGAAAGTCATCAACTCGATTGACGATATCAAGGGATTGAGAATCAAGGCAAATGCGGAGAACGCCGACATCGTGAGCGCCGTGGGAGGCGCCCCTGTCACCATGCCTATCACCGAGACCTATGATGCATTGCAGAAGGGCCTCTGCGAAGGCATCCTGCTGCCCATCGAGGCACTTAAAGGCTGGAGATTCGGAGAGGTGGTAAAGACGAGCCTCGAGAACTATGCCGTTTCCTACATGACCTCCATGTATGTCATCATGAACAAGAACAAATGGAACTCCCTCACGAAAGAAGATCAGGCCGCCATCGAGAAGCTCAATGAAGAATGGATAGAGAAACAGGGCAAGCTCTGGAACCAGCTCGACAAGGAAGCAAAGGAATACGCCATGCAGAAAGGCGTGAAGTTCATCAAGGCATCGAAGGAAGAAGAGGCGAAGACCGCCGCCAAGATGAAACCCATCCAGGAGAAATACGTGAAGGCCATGAAGGCCAAAGGCCTTCCCGGCGACGAGACCATGAAGTTCTGCCTCGACTATATCAAGTCCCATCCCTAA
- a CDS encoding TRAP transporter small permease yields MNRFSVVVSKVDIVFHIIAGSTLAFMMLVTLLDVLMRNIGRPIVGSMEIISFCGSIVIGFAIPYTSWKKAHVYVDMLVDKMTSAGRKVMDSITRCMGIALFLFIGYNFILYGLDLKHTGEVSASFKLPFYPIAWGLALSCFLESVTLFCDLLRTVKEAGK; encoded by the coding sequence ATGAACCGTTTCTCAGTCGTAGTCTCGAAAGTAGATATTGTCTTTCATATTATCGCGGGGTCGACGCTCGCATTCATGATGCTCGTCACCCTGCTCGATGTGCTCATGCGCAACATCGGCCGTCCCATCGTGGGCTCCATGGAGATCATCTCCTTCTGCGGCTCCATAGTGATCGGCTTCGCCATCCCCTATACCTCGTGGAAGAAGGCCCATGTCTATGTGGATATGCTGGTCGACAAGATGACTTCCGCCGGAAGAAAGGTGATGGATTCCATCACCCGGTGCATGGGGATCGCCCTATTTTTATTTATCGGATATAACTTCATTCTCTACGGTCTCGACCTCAAGCACACGGGTGAGGTGAGCGCGAGCTTCAAGCTCCCCTTCTACCCCATTGCCTGGGGACTCGCCTTAAGCTGCTTTCTCGAGAGCGTCACCCTCTTCTGCGATCTTCTAAGGACCGTCAAGGAGGCAGGCAAATGA